In a single window of the Candidatus Margulisiibacteriota bacterium genome:
- a CDS encoding site-2 protease family protein: protein MILLYYSINVVALIVSVIFHELAHGYAALYFGDDTAKNAKRLSLNPVKHLDPIGSVLLPLILLAIRSPFLFGWAKPVPINYSKMRNPKVNIVFVSLVGPLVNILFIILGFVCLKTVSNYITHFYSHDIFQYYLTLTPDLKMNVLKSEHLKYYFLAAEFFIQLILINSILAFFNLIPIPPLDGSRLLIPFLSPKMEAVYYSLERYGVVLIFVLLYFNVFDSIFGFILNFFVRLIFSL from the coding sequence ATGATCTTATTGTATTATTCAATAAACGTGGTTGCTTTGATTGTGTCGGTTATTTTTCATGAACTGGCACATGGTTACGCGGCTTTATATTTTGGTGACGATACTGCCAAAAATGCCAAAAGGCTCAGCCTCAATCCGGTTAAACATCTGGACCCCATCGGTTCTGTTCTGCTACCGCTAATCCTGTTGGCTATCCGTTCACCTTTTTTGTTTGGCTGGGCCAAACCTGTTCCCATTAATTACAGCAAAATGAGAAATCCCAAAGTCAATATAGTTTTTGTGTCGCTTGTAGGCCCTCTGGTCAATATCCTGTTTATTATTCTGGGGTTTGTTTGCCTGAAAACAGTCAGCAATTATATAACTCATTTTTATTCTCATGATATTTTCCAGTATTACTTGACGCTTACACCGGACCTGAAAATGAACGTTTTAAAAAGTGAACACTTGAAATATTATTTTCTGGCTGCCGAATTTTTTATCCAGTTAATACTTATCAACTCCATACTGGCTTTTTTTAATTTAATACCCATACCGCCATTAGACGGCTCCAGATTACTAATACCTTTCCTTTCTCCCAAGATGGAAGCAGTCTATTATTCGCTGGAAAGATACGGCGTAGTACTGATTTTCGTTTTGTTATATTTCAACGTTTTTGATAGTATCTTCGGTTTTATCCTTAATTTTTTTGTAAGGCTTATTTTTAGTTTGTAA